A single window of Colletes latitarsis isolate SP2378_abdomen chromosome 6, iyColLati1, whole genome shotgun sequence DNA harbors:
- the Aptx gene encoding aprataxin, with the protein MKRKPKLTSTDATTPKKHHWATGLLVSMEDPDLKVKEDDKVVVIKDKYPKAQFHFLVLPKVNIPSLWHVKRENEDLLLHMAKVADDLTKEHKESEFFIGYHAVPSMQRLHLHVISTDFNSPCLKTKYHWNSFTTPFFLHSADICNQLREKGELKKLKSEDSAEYLNTPLKCHKCPATPKNMPDLKKHLLTHLAERKSTSGAD; encoded by the exons ATGAAACGTAAACCAAAGTTAACGTCAACCGATGCAACTACTCCAAAGAAACATCACTGGGCAACCGGGTTGCTCGTTTCTATGGAGGATCCTGATCTAAAAGTGAAAGAGGATGACAAAGTGGTTGTCATCAAAGATAAATATCCAAAAGCCCAATTCCATTTCCTAGTCCTACCAAAAGTAAATATACCTTCGCTATGGCATGTTAAAAGGGAGAATGAGGATTTATTGCTACACATGGCAAAAGTAGCGGATGATCTAACCAAGGAGCACAAAGAGTCAGAATTTTT TATTGGATATCACGCTGTGCCGAGCATGCAACGGTTACACTTACATGTGATCAGTACAGACTTCAACAGCCCCTGTTTGAAAACGAAGTATCATTGGAATTCGTTCACGACTCCCTTCTTCTTGCACTCTGCAG ATATCTGTAATCAATTGCGCGAGAAGGGCGAGCTTAAGAAGCTGAAATCCGAGGACAGCGCCGAGTATTTAAATACTCCGTTGAAATGTCACAAATGTCCCGCCACCCCGAAAAATATGCCCGATTTAAAAAAACACTTATTAACGCATTTAGCGGAACGAAAAAGTACCAGTGGCGCCGATTAA